Sequence from the Fusarium oxysporum Fo47 chromosome VI, complete sequence genome:
AAATTCTTTCCTTGTCCTAGTAGTGTATCCTTGCCTTAACCTACGCCCAAACACCAAAACTCTTGACCCAATAGCCACATTACCGCAATCCGATATTGCAATCCACCTGGAGTCTACCGTTTCGACCTCTTCGAGCCCTTCAGACGAGAAGCAGCTGCCTGAAAGGCCTCTTCCGACGGCTCATCTTCAACAGGCcgcttcttgcccttcttgccTTTGCCCTTGCTCTCTTTGGCACCATACTTTTCGGCGAGATGATCCAGGAAACTCTCTGAGCGATCTTGCTGTCTCTTTTGGATCAGTGCTGCCAGGTCGTCCTCTGAATTtcccttgcccttcttctttttgctcttcttgtcgCCGCCGAAGAGCTTATCGTGCACACCTAGCTCCTTTGCGTAGTCTTCAGCCTCCGTAGCTTCAGCCCGGGCCTGCTTCACACGACcctctcgcttcttcttcgactctTTTGTGTAGGCCGGGAAGCTGGGCActttcttgctcttgatggCCGTGTCGATGATCTCACGGAAACGTTCGTCGTCCTCCAAAACGTCGCTTAGAATGACTCTCTCGTACAGCGCATCCATGTCGCCTTGGCAATGTTCGTACGCATCGAGCACATCTCCcttctcttcatcagagCCTTTGTACTTCTTGGCAAACTTCTCGATCGCATCGCCCGACACAGACTCTTTATATTGCTCTCGGTAGTAGTCGCTCCAGTTGAATCCTTCGGAGTCTACGATCGATTCGGAAGTCGagccagtctcatcataCCGTTTGCGACGGGCGGGGTCAGAGAGGATGGCGTAGGCGAACGCAATAGCTTGGAATTTCTCGTGCGCAGCATCTTTCTGATCTTTTGGCACCTTATCTGAGGAACAGTATAGTTAGCGTTGCTCGTCTGTGTTGAGACCGATTTGACAAACCTGGGTGGTTCTTAAGCGCAGCCTTTCGATAAGATTTCTTGATGTCATCGCTCGTCGCAGTCCTCTCGAGGCTCAAAACCTCATATGGGTCAATAGTGGGAGGTTCGCTCTCCAGCACATCTTCGTGGTCCGACATCGTATCGATATCGTCGATTTTGGTTGATCGTGTAATGGAGTGCAAGTTCGATTAAGCTCGAGCTTGTTGCAGGAGTAGGAGACGCGTTGCGACGCGCTCACGGGAAAGGTGTGGGTCCAATGTTAAAGTGCTTTCGGTAGTCGGAGTTTACACCCGCCGACCGTTCAAGATGGATCAAAGCTCCCGCATCGAGACATTTCGTCATACCTTACAAGCACCACATTAATCAATATGGCTACAATAGAACCTGGCAACCACAAGGCCGCAATGGAGCGCGCCTTGGGTTTGGCCAACAACTCCCCTCCCAAACCCACCAACTTCCGTGTAGGAGCTCTAATTGTGCGGCTTAGCGACAACACCATCGTTGCCGAAGGATACACTCTTGAACTTCCCGGAAACACCCATGCAGAAGAGACATGCCTATTGAAGCTGGCTGAGCAGCATGGAACGACAGAAGAGAAGCTATCAGATGTCTTCAACACCCCCCATGCTCTATACACCACTGTTGAACCCTGTTTCAAGCGGCTGAGTGGCAAACTCCCCTGCGTCGAAAGAGTCTTGCGCCAAAAGTCATGGATCAAGCACGTCTATGTTGGCGTTCAGGAGCCCGAGACTTTTGTTGGGGAGAATACAGGTCGCAAAACGCTCGAAGATGCCGGTATTGAGATCCACCATGTCTCAGGCTTGGAGGATGAGATTCTCAAGGTTGCGACTGCAGGGCATATCAAATCATGAACTAAGTTATTCGTGTGAGATCAAATTGCTCATTCATGGGCGCCAACGAGTAATGGACGGTCTTGTGGCATATTGGATAAATTTGTCAGTTGGATCTGAGAtgaggtggaggagatggCAAGTACCACCCCTATATTACCATAGCATCTCAAGCTAATCGACCTTGTTCCCTCAGAAAGCTATAGTTTAGTTCTATCGTTAGCAGTCAGCATTGATACATGCTACACTGCTCTAATGGGCTGTCCTCCCCCGCATGCTGTGTTTGCGATATATCAGTCAATACATCAAGTCAGAAGATCAGCTATCAAATTTGCCGAATTGCATACCACCAATCATCAGTCGATTTATGCTGTTCAATGTCAGCCACTATAGTACAGATCTGTCCTGATCGGCAAGCGTTGAGTTCCGCTAGGAGGCCCTATGTACCATGGTGTGATTGCGGTCGCCACGTAGCACACCGGGTAATCCATCTGTGCAACGTTGAACAAGATGCTTCCATCTTTTGTCTTTGATATTGACCTCATATATGTGAATTTTCATCCCTGGATGCACTATATTCCTGCTACTGAAGCACAAATGATGTCTTCACATGACCTAGTTACCAAATTACCATCTTTTCAACGCTGAAATTCATTTATTGCCACTCTCTTCAATACAGATATTTCAAATATGAACTTTCAATAACCCCTTGTAAGTCTGGAGCGAAAGACAGAACTGAACCATGCCGTCCAATCTTCTCAGTGTAGTTCCTCAGGGGTGAGAAGCTGAACACCTAGATTCTCGCATGGTCTTTTATTCGCTTCTTTGTGCTTCGTACCCAGGCATTTTCTATATAACAAATCCAAATGTGACAAATGATCTTTACGACACACTGATGGTCGGCGAGAGGTTGTGAGTGAAATGCGTTTGCCTTTGACGTGCACATGTCAAAGGAGGGTTCTATACAATTCAACACATGTGCTTGGGGAGAAATTTATGCTAAAAATACAGGACGACCATACTAGGCTTTGTCCTTGGTGTAAAATTCTTCTAAGTTTCCGCATCTGAGATACACTTGAACTTGTGCGCCCAATTGACCAAAACGAAGACTTGATGCCTCTGCTATCGACCcttgtctcttcctcttctatGTGATCTCTTTTCACTACTTCCGTACTCCTCTTTGATCTCAGCACATGTAACTTGGCACTCAGCACAGAGTGCCGTAGGAACCAGGAGGGTGTGCCATGTGAAATATTGGCAGCTGGGCTTGAGGTATCGGTTGAGAACCTGTTCCGGAGGTCCGTTCGCAATCCACCATTCGCATATGTCCCAAGCAATTGTATCTACTTCGATCTTGCATACATGCCCATGGGTGATAAGTCTGTGAGGAACTATCCCTTTCTTGGGGCAATGGGTGCGTCTGCAGGGGCAGATATAGAAGCCGCGTTGACCGGTGCACATGGTATTTCTTAGGTTGGTGAATGCTATTCCCACTCCTGGGGCTTTTGGAATATGAGATGACTGGTGCTTTGATTTGTTCTATATGTACTGGGATCATAAGAAGAGTCTTGAGGTGATTAATGGAGTCTTTTCCTGGGCAGCTCATTTGTTGAAGTCTGTTTTGTCTACCCGGCTGTTGGTTCTATGGTGTAAAGAAAGATGCATTGACATGATGGACGGCATGGCGACTATTTACATTGATCAAACTGTGGTTGAACATGATGATAGATTCCAGTGTGTTTTACTTGGAGTTTAGAATTATGCGGGAAGCCGAGCATCGCTCCAGCCGTAATGAGTGTAGAATACCGAGAGTAAGGTGATCAATACACAAGTTCTTACTGAGAATGGCAGTGTTGCCAGAATCTGAGATTCCGAGGTCTCGAACAGAATGAATAAGAATGTCATTTCGGTTCTGAGTTTCATCATATGGTTCAGGTTACACAGCACATCTATGCAAGTTGTAGGTCAATCCAAGCAAAGGCTTAGCATAAAGCGAGCAATACCTGAGGTACTTAGTGGGCCAATCCCCTTGTGCGATGCGATGTGCCTGTAGTTGCTCAAACTCAAACATCTAGCATGTGTTGTATGTTTGGTTATGCGAGCCCGCAGGGCTGGTCTCGCATATGGCAAATTGTGTGGACAAATTGCTGATTTCAGGCGTACCAAGATCCAGCGGAGCAAGCACAGATCGTAAGTTCTTTGGTGATGGCAGAGCATGGGACGGCTCGCGGAAATGTTGTCCGACAGCAACTGTGCTACGGCTACTATTAGAGTGTATACTTGTAAGGCAGGGGTTGCTATGATTATGACCTGCATTCAACCGTAGACGCAAACATGCTATGTATCTCCTCAACGTTACTGAACTGATAAAGGGGGATTCTGCACTGCATCAACACAAGCTCCGAGCGTGTGGTACCTGCAAGTGACTTTTATCTCCAATGATGAAAAAATGGGCGTGATTGAGTTTCTCTAGGGTAAACGGTTATCATTGAAGGTTAATAATGACAGCTGGAAAGCCTCGTTAGCCCAGCGAACTAAAACATAACGTATAACGTCATGGCAACCTTGGGAGGCCGACCATTCTAAGGGCTACAAAAATACGTCTGGCGCATGGAGAAAGAAAGGGCGAAACCTAACTCTTCCCTTTTGTGTTTTTTTTGCATGTTTTCTCTCGCTTTGACAGATTTGCCCTCTGTCAATTAAACTTGAACCACCTCAATTATTCCCCCGCACACCTAGTGTTGGTTAGCTTCAGCTTGCTCCACCAGAAACGGGTGAGCTCCCTAGCTGCCGTGTTAGTTCTCCCGCCAGTCCCTGACTACAACCGACCTCTTTGAACTCCTCTACAGCTGTTGCCGAAGAGCCTCTTTGTCATTTGGGTAGAGGCAATGATTAGGCCACTTTTACCTTCTGTCGATCAGTCACTTCTCAGAGAGCCAGGCTGTGTCACAGCAAACAAGGTTGTGACTGCTTTGGCAATGATTCACGCTGGCGAAGAGCCTCTCTCCGGGTCTTTCACATAAAGATGCCCaactcctgctcctcctAAACTTACACTCTCACACACACTCATACCTGCTCACCAAACCCTTCattcttctctcatcatcatcaagtgACAGTCTTTTGAAGCTTGATTCTTATCATCAACTTTGACTATTAGTATCTACATTACATTCTCTACACATCGCTCGCTGCCCTTTACATCTTGCTACCTTATAGCCCTTGCCTATCCAAATCTCAATTGCCATGGCTGACCGAGGTGGTCGTGGTGGGCGAGGCCGGGGAGGCCGTGGTGGTGGCCGTGGTGGTGGCCGCGGCGGCCCTTCTGGTTTCTCTGACTCTAGAGgtggaagaggacgaggcgATGGCTTCCAGGGCAGAGGTCGTGGTGATGGAAGCCGTGGTGACTTCCGAGGCGGCTTCAGCGGCCCTAGTGGCGGTcgtggaagaggaggacCACGAGGTGGTCGTGGCGGCCGAGGCGGCTTCGGTGGTCAGCCCGAAGGGCCTGCTGTCTTCACGTATGTTCTGTCTTATACCCTATGTGTTGTCGTTGATCAATACTAACTTATGCAGCATGGGAAAATCTATTCCCCAACCAGATGGCGCCATTGCacagcttgaagatgaagtgGTGAAAAGCCAGGCCATATCTGTCGCTCAGCTCACCTCCAACATGGGCAACCTGTCAATGGAAGATAAACAGAACCTCGGAAAGTTCCCTCCGCGACCTGCCTTTGGCAGTAAAGGAACCCCAGTCACACTCTGGACGAACTACTATCAGGTCAAAACTCAAACTCCCGTCCTCTACAAATACACGATGACTGTCAAGGAAATTGTTCCCGAAGGACAGGAAGAGACAAAAGAGCGCGTCCCCAAGACTAAGGGTAAGGGAGGCAAGCCTACAAAGTCTCGAGAGTCTGGTC
This genomic interval carries:
- a CDS encoding DnaJ domain-containing protein; translated protein: MSDHEDVLESEPPTIDPYEVLSLERTATSDDIKKSYRKAALKNHPDKVPKDQKDAAHEKFQAIAFAYAILSDPARRKRYDETGSTSESIVDSEGFNWSDYYREQYKESVSGDAIEKFAKKYKGSDEEKGDVLDAYEHCQGDMDALYERVILSDVLEDDERFREIIDTAIKSKKVPSFPAYTKESKKKREGRVKQARAEATEAEDYAKELGVHDKLFGGDKKSKKKKGKGNSEDDLAALIQKRQQDRSESFLDHLAEKYGAKESKGKGKKGKKRPVEDEPSEEAFQAAASRLKGSKRSKR
- a CDS encoding cytidine deaminase-like protein, yielding MATIEPGNHKAAMERALGLANNSPPKPTNFRVGALIVRLSDNTIVAEGYTLELPGNTHAEETCLLKLAEQHGTTEEKLSDVFNTPHALYTTVEPCFKRLSGKLPCVERVLRQKSWIKHVYVGVQEPETFVGENTGRKTLEDAGIEIHHVSGLEDEILKVATAGHIKS